From the bacterium genome, one window contains:
- a CDS encoding flagellar basal body L-ring protein FlgH, with the protein MKKFIFPILLLLFPHEGVAKSKSKHVEKDAKRIEETSPNRESYYDSDLASMKQKVKENKSGSLWMDAYSSRLYDNMYRAAKIGDTVMIIIEEQAQAKNNGTTKANKKTEQDNSISQLGGLMAKLSQIVKLVDPTQLIGAKSESKFQGDGSTQRAGSLSAKISAEVVDVLHNGNMVIRGEQHIKVNKEEQVLIVEGIIRPYDIKPDNTVLSSSIADARISYNGFGVVAEKQSPGWLVRALDMIWPF; encoded by the coding sequence ATGAAAAAGTTTATTTTTCCAATTTTACTTTTACTGTTTCCTCATGAAGGCGTGGCCAAGTCCAAGTCTAAACATGTTGAAAAAGACGCTAAACGCATAGAGGAAACGTCTCCTAATCGCGAAAGCTATTACGATTCCGATTTGGCAAGTATGAAACAGAAAGTAAAAGAGAACAAAAGTGGCTCGTTATGGATGGATGCCTATTCGTCACGCTTGTACGACAATATGTATCGTGCTGCAAAAATTGGCGATACCGTTATGATTATTATTGAAGAACAGGCTCAGGCTAAAAACAACGGTACAACCAAAGCCAACAAGAAGACCGAGCAAGATAACAGTATCAGCCAGTTAGGCGGTTTAATGGCTAAACTGTCTCAAATTGTAAAGCTAGTAGATCCCACTCAGCTTATTGGGGCAAAAAGTGAAAGTAAATTTCAGGGTGATGGTTCTACGCAGCGCGCTGGAAGTTTGTCGGCAAAAATTTCTGCAGAAGTAGTGGATGTATTGCATAACGGAAATATGGTGATTAGAGGAGAACAGCACATTAAAGTAAATAAAGAAGAACAAGTGCTGATTGTAGAAGGGATCATTCGTCCCTACGATATTAAACCCGATAACACAGTTTTATCGAGCTCAATAGCTGATGCGCGCATTAGCTATAATGGATTTGGAGTGGTGGCCGAGAAGCAGAGCCCAGGTTGGCTGGTTAGGGCTTTAGATATGATTTGGCCCTTTTAA
- a CDS encoding flagellar basal body P-ring protein FlgI, which produces MKKTLHILLLITLLIPQLCYATRLKDIANFKGVRSNQLIGYGLVVGLDGTGDSSSSDVMKKTLAEALAKMGVGVDAEKFQIKNVASVMVTSTLPAFAKMGSTVDVLVSSIGDAKSLQGGTLLMTPLKAANQEVYAVAQGPVSIGGYQAEAPAGGSQVKTNHQTVAKLTNGATVEREVDYGLEGATELTLAINEPDFTTAVRIATVINEKLESKSATAEDSGGIKIKVPPAFKDKIVTLIASLESLEIEPDVAARVVLNERTGTVVMGENVRVSTVAVSHGSLSIQIDQSYNVSQPNALAKGETVVTPETDFYVDDSKEKKLVLVPEGVNIGEIIRALNAIGVTPRDLISVLQAIKAAGALQGELVLI; this is translated from the coding sequence ATGAAGAAGACTTTGCACATTTTGTTACTCATCACACTTTTGATTCCACAATTGTGTTATGCCACTCGTCTTAAAGATATAGCCAATTTTAAAGGCGTGCGTTCCAACCAATTGATTGGTTACGGTTTAGTGGTAGGTCTTGATGGTACCGGCGATTCATCGAGTTCGGACGTGATGAAAAAGACGCTCGCAGAAGCGTTAGCCAAAATGGGTGTGGGTGTAGATGCTGAAAAGTTTCAGATTAAAAACGTAGCATCGGTGATGGTAACGTCCACACTGCCAGCTTTTGCTAAAATGGGTTCTACTGTAGATGTTTTAGTGTCCTCCATTGGCGATGCCAAAAGTTTACAGGGTGGTACCTTATTGATGACGCCTCTTAAGGCTGCCAATCAAGAAGTTTATGCTGTGGCTCAAGGGCCTGTTTCTATTGGCGGCTATCAGGCCGAAGCCCCTGCTGGTGGATCTCAGGTTAAAACCAATCACCAAACTGTAGCCAAGCTCACCAATGGCGCTACTGTTGAACGAGAAGTAGATTATGGTTTAGAAGGTGCTACCGAATTAACTCTTGCTATTAACGAGCCCGATTTTACTACTGCGGTGCGTATTGCCACCGTAATTAACGAAAAATTAGAAAGTAAATCCGCCACTGCCGAAGATTCGGGTGGTATTAAAATTAAAGTTCCGCCTGCCTTTAAAGATAAAATTGTAACACTTATTGCCTCACTAGAATCTCTTGAAATTGAACCCGATGTTGCTGCTCGTGTGGTGCTGAATGAGCGTACAGGTACAGTAGTAATGGGTGAAAACGTACGAGTATCTACAGTGGCTGTGTCGCATGGTAGTTTAAGTATTCAAATTGACCAAAGTTACAATGTATCGCAGCCCAATGCTTTGGCAAAAGGTGAAACTGTAGTTACTCCCGAAACCGACTTTTATGTGGATGATTCTAAAGAAAAGAAATTGGTGTTGGTTCCAGAAGGGGTGAATATTGGCGAAATTATCCGTGCACTGAATGCGATTGGTGTGACGCCGCGTGATTTAATATCGGTGTTACAAGCTATTAAGGCTGCCGGAGCTTTGCAGGGAGAGTTGGTACTCATATGA
- a CDS encoding rod-binding protein produces MISTLMPASGYLHADKAGDTKTREEQWNEMKQSAKDFEAYFVGSIFQSAYQSIEKSDLFEGGSANELYQSLFIEEMTKAGANSPRGFGLADAMLKQVSGRYGMTEADIAPKETQVTEKTKEL; encoded by the coding sequence ATGATTTCTACGCTTATGCCAGCATCGGGTTATTTACATGCCGACAAGGCAGGGGATACCAAAACGCGCGAAGAGCAGTGGAATGAGATGAAGCAGTCAGCCAAGGATTTTGAAGCTTATTTTGTAGGTTCTATTTTTCAAAGTGCGTACCAGTCGATTGAAAAGTCCGACTTATTTGAAGGCGGGTCGGCCAACGAGTTGTATCAATCGCTGTTTATTGAAGAAATGACCAAGGCAGGGGCTAATTCACCAAGAGGTTTTGGTTTGGCCGATGCTATGCTCAAACAAGTATCGGGTCGCTATGGGATGACAGAGGCTGATATAGCCCCAAAAGAGACTCAAGTAACTGAAAAGACTAAGGAATTATAA
- the flgM gene encoding flagellar biosynthesis anti-sigma factor FlgM, which yields MKIIPQEISPAGVQARKTSKAQGSKTANSQSGEKASAGEGDSVDISSTGSQLKSLGAQLKQVPDIRTERVQSLKAEVESGQYNPPADQVAQALIDTVRLFG from the coding sequence ATGAAGATCATACCACAAGAAATAAGTCCTGCGGGCGTACAAGCTCGTAAGACTTCAAAAGCTCAAGGTTCTAAAACCGCCAATTCTCAATCGGGAGAGAAAGCTTCGGCGGGAGAAGGGGATAGTGTAGACATCTCCTCCACCGGAAGCCAACTCAAATCGTTGGGGGCCCAGTTAAAACAGGTCCCTGACATCCGGACTGAACGTGTCCAGAGTCTTAAGGCGGAAGTAGAATCGGGTCAATACAACCCTCCTGCAGATCAGGTTGCCCAAGCGCTTATAGACACTGTACGTCTGTTCGGCTGA
- a CDS encoding flagellar protein FlgN: protein MSENILDRLGHVLTELTNLLHNLVEALREEREAIIDFNLSQIQEIYKKKNDILNRIPVLERERTETTRTLAAELGFKTVPTLSVIFEKLTDRQKAEILSDKLSCLKSLAQAAQEFNDTQKQFVAHTLAHIQNSLKFIEAMQGRASFAGYNKTGNMTDTSLVMSTTSRTA, encoded by the coding sequence ATGTCTGAAAATATTTTGGACCGTCTAGGGCATGTCCTGACGGAACTAACCAACCTGCTTCATAACCTTGTTGAGGCCTTACGTGAAGAACGTGAAGCTATCATCGATTTTAATCTTTCACAAATTCAGGAAATTTATAAGAAGAAGAATGATATTTTAAATCGTATTCCTGTTTTGGAAAGGGAGCGCACCGAAACAACCCGCACCTTGGCCGCAGAACTAGGATTTAAAACTGTTCCAACATTAAGTGTTATATTTGAAAAACTTACCGATAGGCAAAAAGCCGAAATATTAAGCGATAAGCTTTCTTGCTTAAAATCTCTTGCTCAAGCCGCTCAGGAATTTAACGATACTCAAAAACAATTTGTAGCTCACACGTTGGCGCATATCCAAAATTCACTTAAATTTATTGAAGCTATGCAGGGAAGAGCCAGTTTTGCTGGTTATAACAAAACAGGCAATATGACTGATACCAGTTTGGTAATGAGTACCACCAGTAGAACGGCATAA
- the flgK gene encoding flagellar hook-associated protein FlgK, giving the protein MGSNFTVFQSAVTALTANSQALSVTSQNISNINTPGYSRQTVSFETRQPQTIGTIELGLGVQIGSILRSVDSFAELRLQEANSDNGYQKSVSENLQALEAIFNEINTAGLSQFMSDFFNAFHEVSSDPESIASRLGVLGKADVLSQHFHTLSEGLDNAKEFIDTSINDSVAAINDLLRQISDLSVSINSTNDEAGLVLKDQRGQKLQELAHYLDISSIETSDGTFQVYTANGIQMVNGSTYATVATAVNIDNENQLDVTIAIGNNSTPVDLTNKISNGYLSGLISVRDDSILSYQRQIDELAFELSRQVNLIHQGGYALDGTTNLDFFDDVLTNYADTNEKLTQLRNSSGDRLDIGIGDTISIGGTVGVTAISGTLNVDKFTTLGDLASYVQTRLRAAGDGTETAVIQSDGSILVTAGASAITGLTFSISGNSAFNSVFTYPTPIAIAGTGDSGGLVTATGVAESIGVSSDVEGAPAKLAAAGSSSELPGGNSNALDLVALQSSNIDLSTGSTNFTSFYGNLLAQIGSETSSAKHSLEFTDGVLQQAQLDRERTSGVSLEEEQINLVKFQAAFQAASQLINVASKLLEILSNLG; this is encoded by the coding sequence ATGGGAAGTAATTTTACAGTCTTTCAATCAGCGGTAACAGCTCTTACGGCTAATTCGCAAGCGCTAAGCGTTACGTCACAAAATATTTCTAATATTAATACCCCGGGTTATTCTCGTCAGACTGTTTCGTTTGAAACACGTCAACCGCAAACTATTGGTACTATTGAGTTAGGTTTGGGTGTGCAAATAGGAAGCATTTTACGTAGTGTCGATTCGTTTGCTGAATTAAGGTTGCAGGAAGCAAATAGTGATAATGGATATCAAAAATCGGTATCCGAAAACTTACAGGCGCTTGAAGCTATTTTTAATGAAATTAATACAGCTGGTTTGTCACAGTTCATGAGTGATTTTTTTAATGCATTTCACGAAGTTTCATCCGATCCAGAAAGTATTGCAAGCCGTTTAGGTGTATTGGGGAAGGCGGATGTACTCAGTCAGCATTTTCATACACTGTCGGAAGGATTAGACAATGCCAAAGAGTTTATTGATACCAGTATCAATGATTCAGTTGCGGCCATTAACGATTTACTTAGGCAAATTTCTGATTTGAGTGTGAGTATTAATAGTACCAATGATGAAGCGGGACTTGTACTTAAAGATCAAAGAGGTCAAAAACTACAGGAATTGGCGCATTATTTAGATATTTCTTCTATTGAAACCAGTGATGGTACTTTTCAGGTATATACGGCTAATGGTATTCAAATGGTTAACGGTTCTACTTATGCCACAGTAGCCACTGCAGTGAACATCGATAATGAAAACCAGCTCGATGTTACAATAGCCATTGGTAATAATTCAACCCCGGTTGATCTTACTAACAAGATTAGTAATGGATATTTGTCGGGGCTTATTTCTGTACGTGATGACAGTATTTTATCTTATCAGCGTCAAATTGATGAGTTGGCATTTGAATTATCACGGCAGGTTAATTTGATACATCAAGGTGGCTATGCACTCGATGGTACGACAAACCTTGATTTCTTTGATGATGTTCTAACCAACTATGCTGATACCAATGAAAAGTTAACTCAACTTAGAAATAGTAGTGGCGATCGTTTGGATATTGGAATTGGAGATACCATCTCTATTGGGGGTACTGTTGGGGTTACTGCCATAAGTGGAACGCTCAATGTTGATAAATTTACAACTCTAGGCGATTTAGCTTCTTATGTTCAAACCCGTCTTCGTGCAGCCGGTGATGGAACAGAAACTGCGGTAATACAAAGCGACGGTTCTATTTTGGTAACTGCTGGTGCAAGTGCAATAACGGGGCTCACATTCTCAATTAGTGGTAATTCAGCCTTTAATTCAGTTTTTACTTATCCAACACCCATTGCTATTGCAGGTACAGGTGATTCTGGAGGATTGGTAACGGCCACTGGTGTTGCTGAAAGCATTGGTGTTAGCTCCGATGTTGAAGGCGCACCTGCCAAACTTGCGGCAGCAGGCTCATCTTCTGAATTGCCTGGGGGTAATTCTAATGCATTAGATTTGGTGGCTTTGCAAAGCAGTAATATTGATTTATCGACAGGGAGTACCAATTTCACATCATTTTATGGAAACCTTTTGGCGCAAATTGGTAGCGAAACCTCATCGGCTAAACATTCGCTTGAATTTACAGATGGTGTGTTGCAACAGGCGCAACTTGATCGTGAACGTACTTCGGGTGTGTCTCTTGAAGAAGAACAGATTAATCTGGTGAAATTCCAGGCTGCTTTCCAAGCGGCTTCCCAGCTTATTAATGTTGCCAGTAAACTTTTGGAAATATTGTCTAATTTGGGATAG
- the flgL gene encoding flagellar hook-associated protein FlgL, protein MSVNRVTFSSQQLVIRDNLSRVQRQYEEASVPATTGKRINSLSDDPSVSSRLLLTRRNVASNEQFQKNITSARLRFNETDSALGTAGDILQKIRDLVLDGNNATISSGALSLISDQLQALKDDLVGEANSQVDGKYIFSGTATATQPFTGSPGIFNGNSNSLALYVNETQTTDLSLDGNEIFTGSVATATGSSLLTTLKDSSGNSFKLEAGDSISFAATIGAGTVNTTYTVTANSTLTDVATSLQTALRAAGDGTEVVTVTAGGALRVTAGATAITGLELSVSGNTDFNTAFTYSSPIAPSASANSDTLKSGSGIDIFETIDKLIEGLTNRDSTQVGVYLDDLDTGINQVLNGRAAVGLRQQRLDIIEATVNDASVRLIASLSDIEDADLDKSLSDLVTRETALRLVFSSASRILSTVSGIQLNT, encoded by the coding sequence ATGTCAGTTAATCGTGTTACATTTAGTTCGCAGCAACTTGTTATTCGAGATAACTTATCACGTGTACAGCGGCAATATGAAGAGGCTAGTGTCCCGGCTACCACGGGCAAGCGCATCAATTCACTTTCAGACGATCCTTCGGTTTCTTCCCGTCTTTTATTAACGCGTCGTAATGTGGCAAGTAATGAACAGTTTCAAAAAAATATCACCAGTGCTCGTTTACGTTTTAACGAAACAGATTCGGCTTTAGGTACAGCGGGTGATATTTTGCAAAAAATACGTGACCTGGTACTAGATGGTAATAATGCTACCATTTCTAGTGGTGCTCTTAGTCTTATTTCCGATCAGCTTCAAGCCCTCAAAGACGATTTGGTAGGTGAGGCCAATTCACAAGTTGATGGCAAATACATTTTTTCTGGTACAGCTACCGCGACTCAACCTTTTACAGGAAGTCCTGGTATTTTTAACGGCAATAGCAATTCATTAGCATTGTATGTTAATGAAACTCAAACAACTGATTTGTCGCTAGACGGTAATGAAATTTTTACAGGCTCGGTTGCAACGGCAACGGGCTCATCTTTACTCACAACTTTAAAAGACAGTTCTGGAAACAGTTTTAAGCTTGAAGCTGGAGATAGCATTAGTTTTGCGGCTACAATTGGTGCAGGAACTGTGAATACAACTTACACTGTAACAGCCAACAGTACGCTTACGGATGTGGCAACTTCTCTTCAAACCGCGTTACGAGCTGCTGGAGATGGCACTGAAGTAGTAACCGTAACTGCCGGTGGTGCCTTAAGGGTTACCGCAGGAGCTACAGCTATTACGGGTTTAGAATTAAGTGTTTCCGGGAATACCGATTTTAATACAGCTTTTACTTATTCATCGCCCATTGCACCATCAGCATCGGCCAATTCGGATACGCTAAAAAGCGGGAGTGGTATTGATATTTTTGAAACCATCGACAAGCTTATTGAAGGCTTGACGAATCGTGATTCGACCCAGGTAGGTGTGTATTTAGACGATTTGGATACAGGTATTAACCAGGTATTAAACGGTCGGGCAGCGGTTGGTTTGCGTCAGCAGCGCTTGGATATTATTGAAGCTACAGTAAATGATGCGTCGGTTCGTTTGATAGCGTCATTGTCGGATATTGAGGATGCTGATTTGGATAAATCTCTTAGTGATCTGGTAACGCGTGAAACGGCTTTAAGGCTAGTATTTTCGAGTGCGTCGCGTATTTTGTCGACGGTAAGCGGAATTCAGTTGAATACCTAA
- a CDS encoding flagellar motor protein, which translates to MDLATIIGLVVALGGIIGGLIVEGGNIMQITAPTAAMIVLGGTIGATMITFPLKTFITAMKGISNLFKPKMLDPGTIIEDLVKYSVKARKDGIISLEADVKEIQDPFLKKALMMAIDGADPKELHESLEMQLGYMAEHGAKAPKVWEAAGAYAPTVGIIGAVMGLIQVMGHLDNIEEVGHGIAVAFVATIYGLLCANIIMLPAAGKLAALHKSNMVVYEMVIAGVLLVIEGVNPMVMRDKLAAFFVDNVLKAEEEKK; encoded by the coding sequence ATGGATTTGGCAACAATCATTGGGCTGGTGGTAGCTTTAGGCGGGATTATCGGCGGACTTATTGTGGAAGGGGGTAATATTATGCAAATTACCGCCCCAACAGCTGCCATGATTGTGCTTGGGGGCACCATTGGTGCCACCATGATTACCTTTCCACTCAAAACCTTTATTACAGCGATGAAAGGTATTTCTAACTTGTTTAAGCCCAAAATGCTGGACCCCGGCACGATTATTGAAGACTTAGTTAAATATTCAGTGAAAGCCAGAAAGGATGGCATTATCTCTTTGGAAGCTGATGTTAAAGAAATCCAAGATCCCTTTCTTAAAAAGGCACTGATGATGGCCATAGATGGTGCTGATCCTAAAGAGCTGCACGAAAGTTTAGAAATGCAATTAGGTTATATGGCAGAGCACGGAGCAAAAGCCCCCAAAGTTTGGGAAGCGGCTGGTGCGTATGCTCCCACAGTAGGTATTATCGGTGCCGTGATGGGTCTTATTCAGGTTATGGGTCACTTAGATAATATTGAAGAAGTGGGTCATGGTATTGCCGTAGCGTTTGTGGCCACAATCTACGGTTTGCTTTGTGCTAACATTATTATGTTACCTGCTGCCGGAAAACTGGCGGCTCTACATAAAAGCAATATGGTGGTTTACGAAATGGTTATTGCCGGCGTGCTTCTAGTAATAGAAGGTGTAAACCCCATGGTAATGCGCGATAAATTGGCTGCGTTTTTTGTGGATAATGTTTTAAAGGCTGAAGAAGAAAAGAAATAG
- a CDS encoding OmpA family protein, whose protein sequence is MSKKKAHAEEHVNHERWLVSYADFITLLFAFFVVLFSSAQVDSSKSQAMSVAMERAFERFSIFKYVSGDEIGQSNSGSAAGNTKKYRDYLMRNEEGVPIMVPSIVSDVDVMPKGLDDSQDEKSLSDDQSKKMAELEKLSQVQMQIMDILGKNDEKKMEVKREARGVVISLKEAALFQANSTEISPDMLPFLTGISYILSGVPNFVRVEGYSGASNIQEAWSISAKRSGRVIEWLSTTGKLDAKRFVSIAYGNQRSRHLEAENDDRVDIVLMSRENEKYR, encoded by the coding sequence GTGTCTAAGAAAAAAGCGCATGCCGAAGAACATGTTAACCACGAACGTTGGCTGGTATCCTACGCCGATTTCATCACTCTTTTGTTTGCTTTCTTTGTTGTTCTTTTTTCATCTGCACAGGTTGATTCATCTAAATCTCAGGCTATGTCGGTAGCAATGGAGCGAGCCTTTGAACGTTTTTCAATTTTTAAATACGTCTCCGGCGATGAAATAGGTCAATCCAATTCAGGGAGTGCAGCGGGCAATACTAAAAAATATCGTGATTATCTGATGCGCAACGAAGAAGGCGTTCCTATCATGGTTCCTTCCATAGTGAGTGATGTGGATGTAATGCCCAAAGGTTTGGATGATTCACAAGATGAAAAGTCTTTAAGTGACGATCAAAGTAAAAAAATGGCTGAGCTCGAAAAGCTAAGCCAGGTTCAAATGCAAATTATGGATATACTGGGCAAAAATGATGAGAAAAAAATGGAAGTTAAAAGAGAAGCTCGTGGTGTGGTGATAAGTCTTAAAGAAGCCGCGTTATTTCAGGCAAATTCAACTGAGATTAGCCCCGATATGCTCCCTTTTTTAACGGGAATTAGCTATATTTTGTCGGGTGTTCCCAATTTTGTGCGTGTGGAGGGATATTCTGGCGCTTCTAATATTCAAGAGGCTTGGTCAATTTCGGCTAAAAGAAGCGGAAGGGTTATTGAGTGGCTTTCTACTACTGGTAAACTAGATGCCAAACGATTTGTATCTATTGCTTACGGGAATCAAAGAAGCAGGCATCTTGAGGCAGAAAATGACGATCGTGTAGATATTGTGTTGATGTCACGTGAAAACGAAAAATATAGGTAA
- a CDS encoding OmpA family protein, with translation MSKKKAHAEEHVNHERWLVSYADFITLLFAFFVVLFSSSAVEHSKTNKSGLAIEAAFDSFSIFKEPSGDSFEPSDKGGAGGNAQRNREVLVVSDNESSRIAPAQVNPKETSEKIIPKGDPALNQNTGFLTPPDDIVSDKHKELLELIDARKWNQVIAATIDDRGLVITVDDSIIFEPGTIQLTSASRDFLESLGKLLKDIPNQVKVEGYIDEAGKISSPLDLSMERALFVIQWLSTHYSINGGRFIASSFVSAEEAHKNQIEIIVLSKDAEAIEAPVTRNVAKDVKQNQPVNVPTNLEKHPLVNFKQEVEDDNINKDRERNNYNYVPPVKF, from the coding sequence ATGTCGAAGAAAAAAGCACATGCCGAAGAGCACGTGAACCACGAACGTTGGTTAGTTTCGTATGCCGACTTTATTACTCTTTTGTTTGCGTTTTTTGTGGTGTTATTTTCATCGTCGGCTGTAGAGCACAGTAAAACCAACAAATCGGGTTTGGCCATTGAAGCTGCCTTCGATTCATTTTCAATTTTTAAAGAGCCTTCGGGAGACTCATTTGAACCTTCCGATAAAGGTGGTGCTGGTGGTAATGCGCAAAGAAACCGTGAAGTATTGGTGGTAAGTGATAATGAAAGTTCCCGCATTGCTCCTGCACAGGTAAATCCTAAGGAAACCAGCGAAAAAATTATTCCAAAAGGTGATCCGGCACTTAATCAAAACACGGGTTTTTTAACCCCACCCGATGATATTGTAAGTGACAAGCACAAAGAGCTTTTGGAACTTATAGATGCGCGCAAATGGAATCAAGTTATTGCAGCCACTATTGATGATAGGGGACTTGTGATTACCGTAGATGATTCGATTATTTTTGAACCGGGAACTATCCAGTTAACATCGGCATCACGTGATTTTTTGGAGAGTTTAGGAAAACTTTTAAAAGATATTCCTAACCAGGTGAAAGTAGAAGGCTATATAGATGAGGCGGGAAAAATTTCTTCTCCTCTCGATTTATCAATGGAACGAGCTTTGTTTGTTATTCAATGGCTATCAACACACTATTCTATTAACGGAGGACGTTTTATTGCGAGTAGTTTTGTGTCTGCAGAGGAAGCACATAAAAACCAGATTGAGATTATTGTTTTGTCTAAGGATGCCGAAGCTATAGAGGCTCCTGTAACTAGAAATGTGGCCAAAGATGTGAAACAGAACCAACCTGTTAATGTGCCAACTAACCTGGAAAAACATCCCTTGGTTAATTTTAAACAAGAAGTAGAGGATGATAATATTAACAAAGACAGGGAAAGAAATAATTACAACTACGTTCCTCCTGTTAAGTTTTAA
- a CDS encoding PIG-L family deacetylase — protein MPQKNKKEKVLVVAAHPDDEILGCGGAIALHKKNGDDILVLIMAEGITSRLEPGKKADKELKKLHAQAFKANAAVGAKNVKLCAFPDNRMDSVDMLDVVKVIEKESKNFKPTIVYTHFPSDLNVDHQITSQAVQTAFRPIPGSSVKKIIFFEIPSSTDWQLSESFKPNYFVDISRTLKQKIKALHAYASEMRPWPHARSYKAVENLARQHGAVVGRKACEAFVCARVIEG, from the coding sequence ATGCCTCAAAAAAATAAAAAAGAAAAAGTATTGGTGGTAGCCGCTCACCCCGACGATGAAATCTTGGGATGTGGAGGTGCTATAGCCCTGCATAAAAAAAATGGTGACGACATCCTGGTACTTATCATGGCCGAAGGTATTACCTCACGACTTGAACCAGGAAAAAAAGCAGATAAAGAATTAAAGAAATTGCATGCTCAAGCCTTTAAGGCTAATGCAGCTGTAGGTGCCAAAAATGTCAAACTATGTGCCTTTCCAGATAACCGGATGGACTCGGTAGATATGCTAGATGTTGTTAAGGTCATTGAAAAGGAATCTAAGAACTTTAAACCGACAATTGTATACACACACTTTCCATCCGACTTAAATGTAGATCATCAAATAACATCTCAGGCCGTACAAACAGCCTTTAGACCTATACCGGGTTCATCGGTTAAAAAAATAATCTTTTTTGAAATACCTTCCTCTACCGACTGGCAACTCTCAGAATCATTTAAACCCAATTATTTTGTAGATATAAGCCGTACGCTTAAACAAAAAATAAAAGCACTCCATGCCTATGCCTCCGAAATGAGACCATGGCCACATGCGCGTTCTTATAAGGCAGTTGAAAATTTAGCGCGCCAGCATGGAGCTGTGGTTGGACGCAAAGCCTGTGAAGCTTTTGTTTGCGCACGTGTTATTGAAGGTTAA